The DNA window TGGTCACCCTCGCGGAGCACGCCGAGCCGGAGCGCGTGCCGTACTTGCTGGACGAGCTGCAGGTACGGAGAGACACCCGACCTGCTGTCCAGATGGAACTCGATCACCCTAATCTCCATTTATCTAGCTTGCTAGCACTATAGAGATTCGGATGTCAGCCGAGCATAAGGAGCGCCGCGATCGTCCCCCGGCCCTGGCTAGCCGACCCCGCTCAGGTCGCGAGCCCTCTCGGGGTGGTCGGGCACCTGCTGCGCGGAGACGTAGGCCGCGTCGCGGACCTCGTTGAGCCAGCTCGCCGGGGGCAGCCCCGGGATCGGGTGGCGGAGGGGGTTGAAGCGCGTCGGGTGCTCCGCGTCCGTCGACGCCGGCGCGGACAGGCGCACCTGACCGAACGGCCGCCACGGCCCCGACGGCGCGGCCGCGAGGAGCGCCACGACGAGGGGGCCGTGCTCGACGACCTGGGCGAGCGCGTCGACCGTGGCGGGCAGCCGCACCGGCGTGTGCAGCAACGCGCCCAGCAGCACCCGCCGCTCGCCCGCCCCGTACGGGAACAGCGAGCTGTAGAGCCCCGTCCACCGGGTCGCCGGCCGCAGCAGCCGCCGGCCGAGCGGGGTGCGCCCGGTGGTGGCCAGCAGCAGGTCGGCGGTGGTGTCGTCCTGCCGCCAGCGGAGCGCGAGTCCGAGGATGTCGGGAAGCGGCGGCGGCACGCCGACGGAGCGGGACAGGCGGGCGATGCCCCGCAGGTCCATCCGCCGGTCGAGGAAGGGCACCCCCCACGGCTCCGGCGTGCCGTGCAGGCGCAGGTGCGCGTCGAGCACGAGCCCGGACGGGTGGAGCGGCCGCCCGTGCCGCAGGCGGGCCGCCGCGCCGAAGGCCGCGGCCAGTCCCGACCTCGTGAGTGAGGTCAATGGCTGTCCCATGGGTGCTCCCGAATCGTCGCGCGGTGCGGCGCCGGGGATCGGCGCCCACGGGTCGGCAGCTACCCCCTGGGCGTCGGGCAATCATCGCGGCGGGATGGTGTGGTTGATCCGGAAGAGGTGGTCCGGGTCGTAGGCCGCCTTCAGCGCGGTCAGCCGCCGGTGGTTCTCCTCGGTATAGGCGCGGCCGACCCTGCCCGGGGCCGCGTCGTGGTCGAACAGGAACCCCGGGAGCTGGGCGCCGGTGTCCCAGCGCCGCAGCCGCCGCAGCACCTCGTCGGCGGTCCTGCGCGCCTCGTCGGCCTTGTCGGGCGGGGCGGGGATCCGCAGCCACAGATGGAAGGCCGCGCCCTGGGTGCTGACCGGGTGCGGCCGGACGGGCGGCCGGTCGAGCGCCCCGCCCAGGTGGCGGAGCTCGATGCCGGGGAACGGCCCGCCGGGCGCCGCCGGGTCGATGAACGACACCAGCTCCGCCACGGCCTCCTCGTCCAGCTCGTACGTCAGAGCGCTGCGCAGGTGCACCATCACCGGGTTCCTGGGGTCCTGGTAGACGCCGGTGATCTCCGTGTACGGCATCGCGCGGCAGGTGTCGCCGCCGGGCCCGAGCGCGCGCAGCGGCTCCACCAGCCGCGCGCCCCGCTCCTCGTCCCCCATGCAGACCACCCGGACCAGCACGAGCGAACGGCCCCGGAACTCCTCGGGCAGCTGCGGCGCGTCGGGGAAGCGCATCAGCGTCACCGAGGACGACATCTCCTCCGGCTGCTCCTTGGCCCACGCCAGGTAGGAGCGGAGCACGTGGGCGGCCTGCCCCGCGTCCTCGACAGGGAAGCGGAGGTCGCCGGCGTAGATCGTGCGCAGCGGCAGCAGCTCGATCTCGGCGGCGACCACGACGCCGAAGTTGCTCTTGCCGCCCCGCACCGCCCAGAACAGGTCGGGCTCGCTCTCCGGCGAGACGGTGCGGAGCCGGCCGTCGGCGGTGACGACGTCGAGCGAGCGGACGTGGCCGGCGGCGAAGCCGTACGTGCGGCAGGCCAGCGGGAGCCCGCCGCCGGTCAGGTAGCCCATCACCCCGACCTGCTCGGAGGAGCCGCACAGCGGCACGAGACCGTGCTCGGCCGTCGCGGCGAGCACCTCGCCCCACCGCAGGCCGGCGCCGGTCCGCGCGGTGCCGGCGCCCGGGTCCACCGACAGCTCGCGCAGCCGCCCGGTGGCGATGAACACGGCCCCGTCGGCGGGAACGGACACGCCGTGCCCGGTCGACTGGACGGCGACCGGCCGCCCGGTGTCGGCGGCGTACCGGACGGCCGCGGCCACGTCATCGGCGTCGGCGGCCTCCACGATCACGTCGGGCCGGTGCCGCACGGTCAGCAGCCAGCCCGAGCAGGCCGCCTCGAAGCCCTCGTCACCGGGGTGGAGCGCGCGGCCCCGTACGGCCAGGGCGCCGGCGGCCCGGACCGTGGTTCTGCCGCCGTCACTCGGGCGGCCGGTCGGGGTCGTCCCTGTGGGGGTGTCATTCATGATCCCTCATCAATCCATTGGTCGGTCCAACATTGGCTGGGCCAACAATACAGATAATCGTGGGTCCGTCCAACGATTGCTAGATTTGCGCTCGTGAACATCCCCGAGGAGGCGCCGCCGCGGCGGTTGCGCGGCCTGCCGAGCCGGCTGGCCAACCAGGCGGCGCTGACGGCCAACCGGATCGTGGACCAGGCGCTCGCCCAGGCCGGCGTCCGGCGCTACCACTACGCCCTGCTCGCCACGCTGGAGGAGTATGGACCGGCCAGCCAGGCCGGCCTCGTCCGCCGCACCGGCATCGACCGCAGCGACATGGTGGCGGTCGTCAACGACCTCGCCGAACGGGACTTCCTCAGCCGCGCGCCCGATCCCGAGGACCGCCGGCGCAACGTCGTCACCATCACCCCGGCGGGCCGCACGCAGCTCGCCGAGCTCGACCGGCTGATCGCCGCCGCCCAGCAGGAGTTCCTCGCCCCGCTGCCCCCCGCCGACCGCGAACACCTGATCGACCTGCTCACCCGCCTGGTCGAGCCGGGCCCCTGAAGCCGGGCCCCTGACCAGCGGCAAGGAATCGCCAGCATACGGTGATCGGTACGCCCTGCCCGGAGTGGCGCCCGCTCCCGCGCGGTACGACCTGGTCCTGACACCGGCGAGCTATCGGGGGGAACGGTGCGGAGGACCTTGCCGGCCGTGGTGGCGGTGTTCGCGACCGCCCTGGCGCTGACGGGCGGCTGCGGCGGCGGAACCGGGACGGGCGGCTCGGGAGAGGCCGGACCGGACGCCCCCCGGCAGGCCCGGCCCGTCATCACCCCCGACGAGGACTTCGTCCCGGACGAGGACAGCGGCGACCTCCCCGAAGCCACCGCCCAGGTCGGCTTCGACTGCCAGCAGATGTCGAAAAGTCACGACTTCCGGGGCACGGCGGAACGGATGGGCCGCGCGGCGTCCTCCAGCGACAGCTCACCCGAGACGAAAGCGGTCGCGAAGGTCTGCGAGGCGGCCGCGAAGGCGAACCAGGGGCTGATGGGCGAGGCGCTCGACGACGGTCACGAGGCGGAGCGGCTCAGCTCCGCCCTTCCTTCCTCGATGCGCCGGCCGAGCCTGCGGATGCTCAACCACACGCTGCTGGTCGCCGCCGCCGCCGAGGGCGACCTCGAGACCCTGCGGCGGGCCCGCGCCGCGCTCGAACGGCTCGGCGGGCTCCCGCCGGACTTCCTCAGGGACGCGTGCTCGGTGGCCGCCGACCCCGCCGCCCTCCCGGAATGCGCGACCCTTCCGCCAGCCCGTACCGACTCCTCACCGTCCTCGTCGTCGTCCTCGTCGTCGTCCTCACCGTCGTCCTCGTCGTCGAGCGGGCCGGAAGAGCCGGCCGGGCCCGGCACCGGCGGGCCCTCCGAACCGTCCCCCCAGGAACCCGTCGAGCCTCCCGACGGCGGCCCCGCCGAGCCGGACCACGACGACGGCCCGGCGCCGGACGAGTCGTGAGCGGACCACCGCCCGCGGAAACCCCTGCGGGCGACGGTCCCGCGCCGGGCCAGGACCTCACGCGCGTCTGGACCGTCATCACCCACGTCGTGACGCCCACCACGTTCGTCGCGGCCATCATGATGTACATCGGGGCCGTCCGCGCGAACACCATGTACGCCCGCCTCGGCGTCGATCAGAGCATGCTGGGCCTGTCGTTCCAGGACTACGTGCTGCGCAGCGTCGCCCTGACGATCGAGCCGCTGATCCTGCTTTTGGTGGTGGCCCTCATCGCGCCCCCGTTGCACGGGTGGCTGCTGCGGTCCGCGACCAGCCACCCCAAGGCCATGACGCGGGTGATCGCGGTCATGGCCGTGCTCGGGGCGGTGAGCGTCGCGGTGGGGATCGTGGCCATGGCCGGCTGGCGGAGAATGCCGTTCTACGTCGTGCCCTGCTGCCTGGGGCTCGGCGTCTTCGTCCTCGTCTACGGCATCTCCCTCCACCAGCGGATCCACCCGCGGCCGGCCAGCTCCCCCACCGACCAGATCCTGCGGCGCACGGTCTGCGTGGCGCTCCTGCTGGTCCTGCTGCTGTGGGCGGTCACCCTGTACGCGCAGCAACGCGGCGCCGAGGCCGCCCTCCGCTACCGGATGGACCCGGCCGCGATGCCCAGCACGGTGGTGTACGCGGCCCGCCGGCTCTACCTGGAGGGCCGCGGAATCGTCGAGACGCCCTTGCCCGACACCACCGCGGAGTACCGCTACCGCTACACCGGCCTGCGCCTGCTGATCCACTCCAACCAGCGGTACTTCCTCCTGCCCGCCTGCTGGGCGACCGACCCGTGGGCGCGCGCGGTGGTCCTGCCCGCCGACGGCTCACTACGCCTGGAGTTCTCCGTACGCAAAACTCCACCCGAGTGCCCCGCCTGAACACACACCCGAGTGCCGGGCCTCCCGACCTGAGCGCCGCCCAAGCGCCCAACCTGAACTGCGCCCGAGTACCTGACCTGAACTGCGCCCGAGTTCCCGGCCTCCCGGTCTGAGCGGCGCCCCGCGTGTCCGGGCAGCCCGCCAAGACCATCGGCCTGAGCCGCGGCCATAGGCGCGGGATCACTCGTCCAGCACACAGGACCGCTCGACAAGCTCCGTCATCGCCTGCTGGAAGTCACGGCGGCGTCGCTCACTCCAGCCCTCGGTCAGCCGGTCAAAGACCTGCTCCTGCCAGTCATGGGCATGATCCAGCAGGGCCAGCCCCGACGGGGTGAGCGCCGCCCGACGCTGGCGCCCATCCGCCTCCGAGGCCCGCATGACCAGATAGCCGGCCTCTTTCGCGCTCCTGACCAGCCGTGACGCCCCGCTCTGGTCGATGCCGATCTCGTGGGCGACGGCGTTGACCGTGGCCGGAACCCCACGCCCGGCCAGCGCGTGGACGGCCTCGACGACGAGCACCAGCCGCCCCTGCTCAGCCACCTCGGGGTCGCCCACCTGCGACCTGCGCGACCAGTACCGGACGAACCCGAACAGGACCTGCCCCGGCCCCGGCGTACTCACTCGGTGGCCGCCATCTCGCGGCAGATGTAGGCCAGCTCCAACGCCTGCCGGAGATCCGGCAGCCGCAGCGCCGCCGTCACCTTCCCGTCCGCCACCCGGAACACCGTCGCCACGCGAGTCGCGCTTTCGCTTCCGGGCCAGGTGGCGTCCTCCTCCACGACCATGAGCCGTTCGCTGACGGGATGCCACGACCGGGGGCGCAGGGTGATCCCCGAGCGCTCCACCCACTCCGCGAACTGCTCCGGCGTGATCGGCCCCGCGCCCTTCGGGCCCAGGACGACGATGGGATCACCGACCGCGCGCGCCGCACGCCGCAGGTCGGCGTCATTCACACTCGCATGCCACTCGCTGATCGCTGCCTCAAGTACCGACTCCACCCCCAAACTCTATGCGAAACGCATACATCTCGGAAGTCCACGATCACGTACGGGAGCGGCCCACCCCCTCGGCCACCTCTCCCCCGCACTCCGACAAGCCTGTTCATCCCACTCCCCGACAATGGGCTTGCCGTGCCCCGCACGTTCAATCACCAGGAACAGCCGGCCGCAGGGACGGACATACAACTCTGGGCCACCCACCAATGCGCCGCCCACACAGCACGCACAACCTCGCCAACGCGCACGCTCACAGCCGCCGCACGAAGCCGCCGCACGAAGCCGCCGCACGAAGCCGCCGCATGACGCCACCGCGCCGACGAGTTGACGAGCCGCCACCAGAACTCCTCCACCGAGCGACGACTTCCCCCTGCGGCAGGAGTCTTCACCTTCGATCACCCTTACCGACCCCGACAGACATAAGGACCACTGTGACCAGCCACGAGAAGCCATCCGGCATGCCGAATCCGCAGCCGAACGAAAGGAACAGCAGCCCGGCCGACCTCTGGCCGCTGGTGCACGCCGAACGAGCCGCTCTGGCTGCCGACCTCGCGGCCCTCACCGAGGAGCAGTGGGCCACGCCATCGCTGTGCGCCGGCTTGACCGTACGCGAGGTGCTGGCCCACCTCACCGCAGGGGCGAGCCTCAACAGCGTGCGTTGGATGGCGGGCGTGATCCGATGCAGGTTCGACTTCGACAAGCAGGTCGCCATGCGGCTGGCCGAGCAGTTGGGCGCGACCGCCGCCGAGACGCACGCCAGGTTCCGCCGCGTCATCACGAGCACCACCAAACCGCCTCTCCCGGTGGTGGCCATGCTGG is part of the Nonomuraea coxensis DSM 45129 genome and encodes:
- a CDS encoding FAD-binding oxidoreductase, encoding MNDTPTGTTPTGRPSDGGRTTVRAAGALAVRGRALHPGDEGFEAACSGWLLTVRHRPDVIVEAADADDVAAAVRYAADTGRPVAVQSTGHGVSVPADGAVFIATGRLRELSVDPGAGTARTGAGLRWGEVLAATAEHGLVPLCGSSEQVGVMGYLTGGGLPLACRTYGFAAGHVRSLDVVTADGRLRTVSPESEPDLFWAVRGGKSNFGVVVAAEIELLPLRTIYAGDLRFPVEDAGQAAHVLRSYLAWAKEQPEEMSSSVTLMRFPDAPQLPEEFRGRSLVLVRVVCMGDEERGARLVEPLRALGPGGDTCRAMPYTEITGVYQDPRNPVMVHLRSALTYELDEEAVAELVSFIDPAAPGGPFPGIELRHLGGALDRPPVRPHPVSTQGAAFHLWLRIPAPPDKADEARRTADEVLRRLRRWDTGAQLPGFLFDHDAAPGRVGRAYTEENHRRLTALKAAYDPDHLFRINHTIPPR
- a CDS encoding MarR family winged helix-turn-helix transcriptional regulator — translated: MNIPEEAPPRRLRGLPSRLANQAALTANRIVDQALAQAGVRRYHYALLATLEEYGPASQAGLVRRTGIDRSDMVAVVNDLAERDFLSRAPDPEDRRRNVVTITPAGRTQLAELDRLIAAAQQEFLAPLPPADREHLIDLLTRLVEPGP
- a CDS encoding MarR family winged helix-turn-helix transcriptional regulator — its product is MSTPGPGQVLFGFVRYWSRRSQVGDPEVAEQGRLVLVVEAVHALAGRGVPATVNAVAHEIGIDQSGASRLVRSAKEAGYLVMRASEADGRQRRAALTPSGLALLDHAHDWQEQVFDRLTEGWSERRRRDFQQAMTELVERSCVLDE
- a CDS encoding maleylpyruvate isomerase family mycothiol-dependent enzyme, whose translation is MPNPQPNERNSSPADLWPLVHAERAALAADLAALTEEQWATPSLCAGLTVREVLAHLTAGASLNSVRWMAGVIRCRFDFDKQVAMRLAEQLGATAAETHARFRRVITSTTKPPLPVVAMLGETIVHAEDIRRPLGIRHNYPIETLTRTAEYYQGSDLVVAAKKRIVGLRLVADDGPFTTGSGPLVSGSTVALIMAMTGRAAYCDELDGDGVKILRDRHTLT